From one Aptenodytes patagonicus chromosome 16, bAptPat1.pri.cur, whole genome shotgun sequence genomic stretch:
- the MBTD1 gene encoding MBT domain-containing protein 1 isoform X4, with protein sequence MENTKDLTEHTSRAERKRRDSFGMFDGYDSCSEDTSSSSSSDESEEEVAPLPSSLPIIKNNGQVYTYPDGKSGMATCEMCGMVGVRDAFYSKTKRFCSVSCSRSYSSNSKKASILARLQGKPPTKKAKVLQKQPLVAKLAAYAQYQATLQNQAKTKAAVPVEGFSWGNYINSNSFTAAPVTCFKHAPMGTCWGDISEGVRVEVPNTDCSLPTKVFWIAGIVKLAGYNALLRYEGFENDSSLDFWCNVCGSDIHPVGWCATSGKPLVPPRTIQHKYTNWKAFLVKRLTGAKTLPPDFSQKVSESMQYPFKTSMRVEVVDKTHLCRTRVAVVESVIGGRLRLVYEESEDKNDDFWCHMYSPLIHHIGWSRSIGHRFKRSDITKKQDGHFDAPPHLFMKVKEVDAAGEWFKEGMKLEAIDPLNLSAICVATIRKVLADGYLMIGIDGSEAADGSDWFCYHATSPSIFPVGFCEINMIELTPPRGYAKLPFKWFDYLRETDSIAAPVKLFNKEVPNHGFHVGMKLEAVDLMEPRLVCVATVTRIIHRLLRIHFDGWEDEYDQWVDCESPDLYPVGWCQLTGYQLQPPAPQSSRDSQSSSSKQKKKAKSQQYKGHKKMTSLQLKEELLDGEEYSFLQGASDQESNGSASYYIKQEP encoded by the exons aCAGAACATACTTCACgagcagaaaggaaaagacgCGATTCATTCGGGATGTTTGACGGTTATGATAGTTGTAGTGAGgacaccagcagcagctccagttcAGATGAGAGCGAAGAGGAGGTTGCTCCTTTGCCGTCCAGTCTCCCAATTATAAAGAACAATGGACAGGTCTATACTTACCCAGATGGCAAATCTGGCATGG CTACATGCGAGATGTGTGGAATGGTTGGTGTCCGTGACGCTTTTTACTCTAAAACAAAACGCTTCTGCAGTGTGTCATGCTCTAGAAGCTATTCATCGAACTCCAAGAAGGCCAGCATTCTGGCCAGACTTCAG ggtAAACCTCCAACAAAGAAGGCAAAAGTTCTACAAAAACAACCCTTAGTGGCTAAATTAGCAGCATATGCTCAGTACCAAGCAACTTTACAAAACCAGGCAAAGACTAAAGCAG CTGTCCCTGTGGAAGGTTTCAGCTGGGGTAACTACATCAATAGCAATAGCTTTACAGCAGCTCCTGTTACCTGTTTTAAACAC GCACCTATGGGGACATGCTGGGGTGATATCTCAGAAGGAGTGCGAGTGGAGGTTCCAAACACCGACTGCAGCCTACCTACCAAAGTCTTCTGGATAGCTGGAATTGTAAAATTAGCAG GCTACAATGCTCTGCTAAGATACGAAGGCTTTGAAAACGATTCAAGTCTTGACTTCTGGTGCAACGTTTGTGGGTCTGACATCCACCCAGTTGGTTGGTGTGCAACCAGTGGGAAGCCCCTAGTTCCTCCTCGAA CCATCCAACACAAATACACAAACTGGAAAGCTTTTCTAGTGAAACGACTTACTGGTGCCAAAACACTTCCTCCTGACTTTTCTCAGAAG GTGTCTGAGAGTATGCAGTATCCATTCAAAACTTCCATGAGAGTAGAAGTTGTTGACAAAACGCACCTTTGTCGAACAAGGGTAGCAGTTGTAGAAAGTGTCATTGGGGGACGGTTAAGATTGGTGTATGAAGAAAGCGAAGACAAAAATGATGACTTCTGGTGCCATATGTACAGTCCActcattcatcatattggttggTCTCGAAGTATAGGACACAGATTCAAAAGATCTG ATATTACGAAGAAACAGGATGGACATTTTGATGCACCCCCGCATTTATTTATGAAG GTAAAAGAGGTTGACGCAGCTGGAGAATGGTTTAAAGAAGGAATGAAATTGGAAGCTATAGACCCCCTAAACCTTTCAGCAATATGTGTGGCAACTATTAGAAAG gtTTTAGCAGATGGCTATCTTATGATTGGGATTGATGGCTCAGAAGCAGCAGATGGGTCTGATTGGTTTTGTTACCATGCCACTTCCCCTTCTATTTTCCCTGTTGGTTTCTGTGAAATTAACATGATTGAACTAACTCCACCCAGAG GTTATGCAAAACTCCCTTTTAAATGGTTTGACTACCTCAGGGAAACTGACTCAATAGCAGCTCCTGTAAAGCTCTTCAATAAG GAAGTTCCAAACCATGGGTTTCATGTTGGAATGAAACTGGAGGCTGTTGATCTGATGGAACCTCGCCTGGTATGTGTGGCCACAGTAACTCGCATTATCCATCGTCTTTTGAGGATACACTTTGATGGGTGGGAAGATGAATATGATCAGTGGGTGGATTGCGAGTCCCCAGACCTCTATCCAGTGGGATGGTGTCAGCTAACTGGATATCAACTACAGCCTCCAGCGCCACAAT CATCAAGAGATAGCCAGTCAAGttcatcaaaacagaagaaaaaagctaaatCACAACAGTACAAAGGACATAAGAAAA tgaCTTCATTACAGCTGAAGGAGGAGTTGCTAGATGGAGAAGAGTATAGCTTCCTTCAAGGAGCATCCGATCAGGAAAGCAACGGATCTGCCAGTTACTACATCAAGCAAGAACCGTAA
- the MBTD1 gene encoding MBT domain-containing protein 1 isoform X3 codes for MENTKDLTEHTSRAERKRRDSFGMFDGYDSCSEDTSSSSSSDESEEEVAPLPSSLPIIKNNGQVYTYPDGKSGMATCEMCGMVGVRDAFYSKTKRFCSVSCSRSYSSNSKKASILARLQGKPPTKKAKVLQKQPLVAKLAAYAQYQATLQNQAKTKAAAVPVEGFSWGNYINSNSFTAAPVTCFKHAPMGTCWGDISEGVRVEVPNTDCSLPTKVFWIAGIVKLAGYNALLRYEGFENDSSLDFWCNVCGSDIHPVGWCATSGKPLVPPRTIQHKYTNWKAFLVKRLTGAKTLPPDFSQKVSESMQYPFKTSMRVEVVDKTHLCRTRVAVVESVIGGRLRLVYEESEDKNDDFWCHMYSPLIHHIGWSRSIGHRFKRSDITKKQDGHFDAPPHLFMKVKEVDAAGEWFKEGMKLEAIDPLNLSAICVATIRKVLADGYLMIGIDGSEAADGSDWFCYHATSPSIFPVGFCEINMIELTPPRGYAKLPFKWFDYLRETDSIAAPVKLFNKEVPNHGFHVGMKLEAVDLMEPRLVCVATVTRIIHRLLRIHFDGWEDEYDQWVDCESPDLYPVGWCQLTGYQLQPPAPQSSRDSQSSSSKQKKKAKSQQYKGHKKMTSLQLKEELLDGEEYSFLQGASDQESNGSASYYIKQEP; via the exons aCAGAACATACTTCACgagcagaaaggaaaagacgCGATTCATTCGGGATGTTTGACGGTTATGATAGTTGTAGTGAGgacaccagcagcagctccagttcAGATGAGAGCGAAGAGGAGGTTGCTCCTTTGCCGTCCAGTCTCCCAATTATAAAGAACAATGGACAGGTCTATACTTACCCAGATGGCAAATCTGGCATGG CTACATGCGAGATGTGTGGAATGGTTGGTGTCCGTGACGCTTTTTACTCTAAAACAAAACGCTTCTGCAGTGTGTCATGCTCTAGAAGCTATTCATCGAACTCCAAGAAGGCCAGCATTCTGGCCAGACTTCAG ggtAAACCTCCAACAAAGAAGGCAAAAGTTCTACAAAAACAACCCTTAGTGGCTAAATTAGCAGCATATGCTCAGTACCAAGCAACTTTACAAAACCAGGCAAAGACTAAAGCAG CAGCTGTCCCTGTGGAAGGTTTCAGCTGGGGTAACTACATCAATAGCAATAGCTTTACAGCAGCTCCTGTTACCTGTTTTAAACAC GCACCTATGGGGACATGCTGGGGTGATATCTCAGAAGGAGTGCGAGTGGAGGTTCCAAACACCGACTGCAGCCTACCTACCAAAGTCTTCTGGATAGCTGGAATTGTAAAATTAGCAG GCTACAATGCTCTGCTAAGATACGAAGGCTTTGAAAACGATTCAAGTCTTGACTTCTGGTGCAACGTTTGTGGGTCTGACATCCACCCAGTTGGTTGGTGTGCAACCAGTGGGAAGCCCCTAGTTCCTCCTCGAA CCATCCAACACAAATACACAAACTGGAAAGCTTTTCTAGTGAAACGACTTACTGGTGCCAAAACACTTCCTCCTGACTTTTCTCAGAAG GTGTCTGAGAGTATGCAGTATCCATTCAAAACTTCCATGAGAGTAGAAGTTGTTGACAAAACGCACCTTTGTCGAACAAGGGTAGCAGTTGTAGAAAGTGTCATTGGGGGACGGTTAAGATTGGTGTATGAAGAAAGCGAAGACAAAAATGATGACTTCTGGTGCCATATGTACAGTCCActcattcatcatattggttggTCTCGAAGTATAGGACACAGATTCAAAAGATCTG ATATTACGAAGAAACAGGATGGACATTTTGATGCACCCCCGCATTTATTTATGAAG GTAAAAGAGGTTGACGCAGCTGGAGAATGGTTTAAAGAAGGAATGAAATTGGAAGCTATAGACCCCCTAAACCTTTCAGCAATATGTGTGGCAACTATTAGAAAG gtTTTAGCAGATGGCTATCTTATGATTGGGATTGATGGCTCAGAAGCAGCAGATGGGTCTGATTGGTTTTGTTACCATGCCACTTCCCCTTCTATTTTCCCTGTTGGTTTCTGTGAAATTAACATGATTGAACTAACTCCACCCAGAG GTTATGCAAAACTCCCTTTTAAATGGTTTGACTACCTCAGGGAAACTGACTCAATAGCAGCTCCTGTAAAGCTCTTCAATAAG GAAGTTCCAAACCATGGGTTTCATGTTGGAATGAAACTGGAGGCTGTTGATCTGATGGAACCTCGCCTGGTATGTGTGGCCACAGTAACTCGCATTATCCATCGTCTTTTGAGGATACACTTTGATGGGTGGGAAGATGAATATGATCAGTGGGTGGATTGCGAGTCCCCAGACCTCTATCCAGTGGGATGGTGTCAGCTAACTGGATATCAACTACAGCCTCCAGCGCCACAAT CATCAAGAGATAGCCAGTCAAGttcatcaaaacagaagaaaaaagctaaatCACAACAGTACAAAGGACATAAGAAAA tgaCTTCATTACAGCTGAAGGAGGAGTTGCTAGATGGAGAAGAGTATAGCTTCCTTCAAGGAGCATCCGATCAGGAAAGCAACGGATCTGCCAGTTACTACATCAAGCAAGAACCGTAA
- the MBTD1 gene encoding MBT domain-containing protein 1 isoform X2 codes for MENTKDLTEHTSRAERKRRDSFGMFDGYDSCSEDTSSSSSSDESEEEVAPLPSSLPIIKNNGQVYTYPDGKSGMATCEMCGMVGVRDAFYSKTKRFCSVSCSRSYSSNSKKASILARLQVAGKPPTKKAKVLQKQPLVAKLAAYAQYQATLQNQAKTKAAVPVEGFSWGNYINSNSFTAAPVTCFKHAPMGTCWGDISEGVRVEVPNTDCSLPTKVFWIAGIVKLAGYNALLRYEGFENDSSLDFWCNVCGSDIHPVGWCATSGKPLVPPRTIQHKYTNWKAFLVKRLTGAKTLPPDFSQKVSESMQYPFKTSMRVEVVDKTHLCRTRVAVVESVIGGRLRLVYEESEDKNDDFWCHMYSPLIHHIGWSRSIGHRFKRSDITKKQDGHFDAPPHLFMKVKEVDAAGEWFKEGMKLEAIDPLNLSAICVATIRKVLADGYLMIGIDGSEAADGSDWFCYHATSPSIFPVGFCEINMIELTPPRGYAKLPFKWFDYLRETDSIAAPVKLFNKEVPNHGFHVGMKLEAVDLMEPRLVCVATVTRIIHRLLRIHFDGWEDEYDQWVDCESPDLYPVGWCQLTGYQLQPPAPQSSRDSQSSSSKQKKKAKSQQYKGHKKMTSLQLKEELLDGEEYSFLQGASDQESNGSASYYIKQEP; via the exons aCAGAACATACTTCACgagcagaaaggaaaagacgCGATTCATTCGGGATGTTTGACGGTTATGATAGTTGTAGTGAGgacaccagcagcagctccagttcAGATGAGAGCGAAGAGGAGGTTGCTCCTTTGCCGTCCAGTCTCCCAATTATAAAGAACAATGGACAGGTCTATACTTACCCAGATGGCAAATCTGGCATGG CTACATGCGAGATGTGTGGAATGGTTGGTGTCCGTGACGCTTTTTACTCTAAAACAAAACGCTTCTGCAGTGTGTCATGCTCTAGAAGCTATTCATCGAACTCCAAGAAGGCCAGCATTCTGGCCAGACTTCAGGTAGCG ggtAAACCTCCAACAAAGAAGGCAAAAGTTCTACAAAAACAACCCTTAGTGGCTAAATTAGCAGCATATGCTCAGTACCAAGCAACTTTACAAAACCAGGCAAAGACTAAAGCAG CTGTCCCTGTGGAAGGTTTCAGCTGGGGTAACTACATCAATAGCAATAGCTTTACAGCAGCTCCTGTTACCTGTTTTAAACAC GCACCTATGGGGACATGCTGGGGTGATATCTCAGAAGGAGTGCGAGTGGAGGTTCCAAACACCGACTGCAGCCTACCTACCAAAGTCTTCTGGATAGCTGGAATTGTAAAATTAGCAG GCTACAATGCTCTGCTAAGATACGAAGGCTTTGAAAACGATTCAAGTCTTGACTTCTGGTGCAACGTTTGTGGGTCTGACATCCACCCAGTTGGTTGGTGTGCAACCAGTGGGAAGCCCCTAGTTCCTCCTCGAA CCATCCAACACAAATACACAAACTGGAAAGCTTTTCTAGTGAAACGACTTACTGGTGCCAAAACACTTCCTCCTGACTTTTCTCAGAAG GTGTCTGAGAGTATGCAGTATCCATTCAAAACTTCCATGAGAGTAGAAGTTGTTGACAAAACGCACCTTTGTCGAACAAGGGTAGCAGTTGTAGAAAGTGTCATTGGGGGACGGTTAAGATTGGTGTATGAAGAAAGCGAAGACAAAAATGATGACTTCTGGTGCCATATGTACAGTCCActcattcatcatattggttggTCTCGAAGTATAGGACACAGATTCAAAAGATCTG ATATTACGAAGAAACAGGATGGACATTTTGATGCACCCCCGCATTTATTTATGAAG GTAAAAGAGGTTGACGCAGCTGGAGAATGGTTTAAAGAAGGAATGAAATTGGAAGCTATAGACCCCCTAAACCTTTCAGCAATATGTGTGGCAACTATTAGAAAG gtTTTAGCAGATGGCTATCTTATGATTGGGATTGATGGCTCAGAAGCAGCAGATGGGTCTGATTGGTTTTGTTACCATGCCACTTCCCCTTCTATTTTCCCTGTTGGTTTCTGTGAAATTAACATGATTGAACTAACTCCACCCAGAG GTTATGCAAAACTCCCTTTTAAATGGTTTGACTACCTCAGGGAAACTGACTCAATAGCAGCTCCTGTAAAGCTCTTCAATAAG GAAGTTCCAAACCATGGGTTTCATGTTGGAATGAAACTGGAGGCTGTTGATCTGATGGAACCTCGCCTGGTATGTGTGGCCACAGTAACTCGCATTATCCATCGTCTTTTGAGGATACACTTTGATGGGTGGGAAGATGAATATGATCAGTGGGTGGATTGCGAGTCCCCAGACCTCTATCCAGTGGGATGGTGTCAGCTAACTGGATATCAACTACAGCCTCCAGCGCCACAAT CATCAAGAGATAGCCAGTCAAGttcatcaaaacagaagaaaaaagctaaatCACAACAGTACAAAGGACATAAGAAAA tgaCTTCATTACAGCTGAAGGAGGAGTTGCTAGATGGAGAAGAGTATAGCTTCCTTCAAGGAGCATCCGATCAGGAAAGCAACGGATCTGCCAGTTACTACATCAAGCAAGAACCGTAA
- the MBTD1 gene encoding MBT domain-containing protein 1 isoform X1, translating to MENTKDLTEHTSRAERKRRDSFGMFDGYDSCSEDTSSSSSSDESEEEVAPLPSSLPIIKNNGQVYTYPDGKSGMATCEMCGMVGVRDAFYSKTKRFCSVSCSRSYSSNSKKASILARLQVAGKPPTKKAKVLQKQPLVAKLAAYAQYQATLQNQAKTKAAAVPVEGFSWGNYINSNSFTAAPVTCFKHAPMGTCWGDISEGVRVEVPNTDCSLPTKVFWIAGIVKLAGYNALLRYEGFENDSSLDFWCNVCGSDIHPVGWCATSGKPLVPPRTIQHKYTNWKAFLVKRLTGAKTLPPDFSQKVSESMQYPFKTSMRVEVVDKTHLCRTRVAVVESVIGGRLRLVYEESEDKNDDFWCHMYSPLIHHIGWSRSIGHRFKRSDITKKQDGHFDAPPHLFMKVKEVDAAGEWFKEGMKLEAIDPLNLSAICVATIRKVLADGYLMIGIDGSEAADGSDWFCYHATSPSIFPVGFCEINMIELTPPRGYAKLPFKWFDYLRETDSIAAPVKLFNKEVPNHGFHVGMKLEAVDLMEPRLVCVATVTRIIHRLLRIHFDGWEDEYDQWVDCESPDLYPVGWCQLTGYQLQPPAPQSSRDSQSSSSKQKKKAKSQQYKGHKKMTSLQLKEELLDGEEYSFLQGASDQESNGSASYYIKQEP from the exons aCAGAACATACTTCACgagcagaaaggaaaagacgCGATTCATTCGGGATGTTTGACGGTTATGATAGTTGTAGTGAGgacaccagcagcagctccagttcAGATGAGAGCGAAGAGGAGGTTGCTCCTTTGCCGTCCAGTCTCCCAATTATAAAGAACAATGGACAGGTCTATACTTACCCAGATGGCAAATCTGGCATGG CTACATGCGAGATGTGTGGAATGGTTGGTGTCCGTGACGCTTTTTACTCTAAAACAAAACGCTTCTGCAGTGTGTCATGCTCTAGAAGCTATTCATCGAACTCCAAGAAGGCCAGCATTCTGGCCAGACTTCAGGTAGCG ggtAAACCTCCAACAAAGAAGGCAAAAGTTCTACAAAAACAACCCTTAGTGGCTAAATTAGCAGCATATGCTCAGTACCAAGCAACTTTACAAAACCAGGCAAAGACTAAAGCAG CAGCTGTCCCTGTGGAAGGTTTCAGCTGGGGTAACTACATCAATAGCAATAGCTTTACAGCAGCTCCTGTTACCTGTTTTAAACAC GCACCTATGGGGACATGCTGGGGTGATATCTCAGAAGGAGTGCGAGTGGAGGTTCCAAACACCGACTGCAGCCTACCTACCAAAGTCTTCTGGATAGCTGGAATTGTAAAATTAGCAG GCTACAATGCTCTGCTAAGATACGAAGGCTTTGAAAACGATTCAAGTCTTGACTTCTGGTGCAACGTTTGTGGGTCTGACATCCACCCAGTTGGTTGGTGTGCAACCAGTGGGAAGCCCCTAGTTCCTCCTCGAA CCATCCAACACAAATACACAAACTGGAAAGCTTTTCTAGTGAAACGACTTACTGGTGCCAAAACACTTCCTCCTGACTTTTCTCAGAAG GTGTCTGAGAGTATGCAGTATCCATTCAAAACTTCCATGAGAGTAGAAGTTGTTGACAAAACGCACCTTTGTCGAACAAGGGTAGCAGTTGTAGAAAGTGTCATTGGGGGACGGTTAAGATTGGTGTATGAAGAAAGCGAAGACAAAAATGATGACTTCTGGTGCCATATGTACAGTCCActcattcatcatattggttggTCTCGAAGTATAGGACACAGATTCAAAAGATCTG ATATTACGAAGAAACAGGATGGACATTTTGATGCACCCCCGCATTTATTTATGAAG GTAAAAGAGGTTGACGCAGCTGGAGAATGGTTTAAAGAAGGAATGAAATTGGAAGCTATAGACCCCCTAAACCTTTCAGCAATATGTGTGGCAACTATTAGAAAG gtTTTAGCAGATGGCTATCTTATGATTGGGATTGATGGCTCAGAAGCAGCAGATGGGTCTGATTGGTTTTGTTACCATGCCACTTCCCCTTCTATTTTCCCTGTTGGTTTCTGTGAAATTAACATGATTGAACTAACTCCACCCAGAG GTTATGCAAAACTCCCTTTTAAATGGTTTGACTACCTCAGGGAAACTGACTCAATAGCAGCTCCTGTAAAGCTCTTCAATAAG GAAGTTCCAAACCATGGGTTTCATGTTGGAATGAAACTGGAGGCTGTTGATCTGATGGAACCTCGCCTGGTATGTGTGGCCACAGTAACTCGCATTATCCATCGTCTTTTGAGGATACACTTTGATGGGTGGGAAGATGAATATGATCAGTGGGTGGATTGCGAGTCCCCAGACCTCTATCCAGTGGGATGGTGTCAGCTAACTGGATATCAACTACAGCCTCCAGCGCCACAAT CATCAAGAGATAGCCAGTCAAGttcatcaaaacagaagaaaaaagctaaatCACAACAGTACAAAGGACATAAGAAAA tgaCTTCATTACAGCTGAAGGAGGAGTTGCTAGATGGAGAAGAGTATAGCTTCCTTCAAGGAGCATCCGATCAGGAAAGCAACGGATCTGCCAGTTACTACATCAAGCAAGAACCGTAA
- the MBTD1 gene encoding MBT domain-containing protein 1 isoform X5, which yields MFDGYDSCSEDTSSSSSSDESEEEVAPLPSSLPIIKNNGQVYTYPDGKSGMATCEMCGMVGVRDAFYSKTKRFCSVSCSRSYSSNSKKASILARLQVAGKPPTKKAKVLQKQPLVAKLAAYAQYQATLQNQAKTKAAAVPVEGFSWGNYINSNSFTAAPVTCFKHAPMGTCWGDISEGVRVEVPNTDCSLPTKVFWIAGIVKLAGYNALLRYEGFENDSSLDFWCNVCGSDIHPVGWCATSGKPLVPPRTIQHKYTNWKAFLVKRLTGAKTLPPDFSQKVSESMQYPFKTSMRVEVVDKTHLCRTRVAVVESVIGGRLRLVYEESEDKNDDFWCHMYSPLIHHIGWSRSIGHRFKRSDITKKQDGHFDAPPHLFMKVKEVDAAGEWFKEGMKLEAIDPLNLSAICVATIRKVLADGYLMIGIDGSEAADGSDWFCYHATSPSIFPVGFCEINMIELTPPRGYAKLPFKWFDYLRETDSIAAPVKLFNKEVPNHGFHVGMKLEAVDLMEPRLVCVATVTRIIHRLLRIHFDGWEDEYDQWVDCESPDLYPVGWCQLTGYQLQPPAPQSSRDSQSSSSKQKKKAKSQQYKGHKKMTSLQLKEELLDGEEYSFLQGASDQESNGSASYYIKQEP from the exons ATGTTTGACGGTTATGATAGTTGTAGTGAGgacaccagcagcagctccagttcAGATGAGAGCGAAGAGGAGGTTGCTCCTTTGCCGTCCAGTCTCCCAATTATAAAGAACAATGGACAGGTCTATACTTACCCAGATGGCAAATCTGGCATGG CTACATGCGAGATGTGTGGAATGGTTGGTGTCCGTGACGCTTTTTACTCTAAAACAAAACGCTTCTGCAGTGTGTCATGCTCTAGAAGCTATTCATCGAACTCCAAGAAGGCCAGCATTCTGGCCAGACTTCAGGTAGCG ggtAAACCTCCAACAAAGAAGGCAAAAGTTCTACAAAAACAACCCTTAGTGGCTAAATTAGCAGCATATGCTCAGTACCAAGCAACTTTACAAAACCAGGCAAAGACTAAAGCAG CAGCTGTCCCTGTGGAAGGTTTCAGCTGGGGTAACTACATCAATAGCAATAGCTTTACAGCAGCTCCTGTTACCTGTTTTAAACAC GCACCTATGGGGACATGCTGGGGTGATATCTCAGAAGGAGTGCGAGTGGAGGTTCCAAACACCGACTGCAGCCTACCTACCAAAGTCTTCTGGATAGCTGGAATTGTAAAATTAGCAG GCTACAATGCTCTGCTAAGATACGAAGGCTTTGAAAACGATTCAAGTCTTGACTTCTGGTGCAACGTTTGTGGGTCTGACATCCACCCAGTTGGTTGGTGTGCAACCAGTGGGAAGCCCCTAGTTCCTCCTCGAA CCATCCAACACAAATACACAAACTGGAAAGCTTTTCTAGTGAAACGACTTACTGGTGCCAAAACACTTCCTCCTGACTTTTCTCAGAAG GTGTCTGAGAGTATGCAGTATCCATTCAAAACTTCCATGAGAGTAGAAGTTGTTGACAAAACGCACCTTTGTCGAACAAGGGTAGCAGTTGTAGAAAGTGTCATTGGGGGACGGTTAAGATTGGTGTATGAAGAAAGCGAAGACAAAAATGATGACTTCTGGTGCCATATGTACAGTCCActcattcatcatattggttggTCTCGAAGTATAGGACACAGATTCAAAAGATCTG ATATTACGAAGAAACAGGATGGACATTTTGATGCACCCCCGCATTTATTTATGAAG GTAAAAGAGGTTGACGCAGCTGGAGAATGGTTTAAAGAAGGAATGAAATTGGAAGCTATAGACCCCCTAAACCTTTCAGCAATATGTGTGGCAACTATTAGAAAG gtTTTAGCAGATGGCTATCTTATGATTGGGATTGATGGCTCAGAAGCAGCAGATGGGTCTGATTGGTTTTGTTACCATGCCACTTCCCCTTCTATTTTCCCTGTTGGTTTCTGTGAAATTAACATGATTGAACTAACTCCACCCAGAG GTTATGCAAAACTCCCTTTTAAATGGTTTGACTACCTCAGGGAAACTGACTCAATAGCAGCTCCTGTAAAGCTCTTCAATAAG GAAGTTCCAAACCATGGGTTTCATGTTGGAATGAAACTGGAGGCTGTTGATCTGATGGAACCTCGCCTGGTATGTGTGGCCACAGTAACTCGCATTATCCATCGTCTTTTGAGGATACACTTTGATGGGTGGGAAGATGAATATGATCAGTGGGTGGATTGCGAGTCCCCAGACCTCTATCCAGTGGGATGGTGTCAGCTAACTGGATATCAACTACAGCCTCCAGCGCCACAAT CATCAAGAGATAGCCAGTCAAGttcatcaaaacagaagaaaaaagctaaatCACAACAGTACAAAGGACATAAGAAAA tgaCTTCATTACAGCTGAAGGAGGAGTTGCTAGATGGAGAAGAGTATAGCTTCCTTCAAGGAGCATCCGATCAGGAAAGCAACGGATCTGCCAGTTACTACATCAAGCAAGAACCGTAA